From a region of the Pirellulales bacterium genome:
- a CDS encoding magnesium transporter has protein sequence MNVQLAKLSMDDSILKHLGYDFVQIKEQQSVGQALASIRENPTIGHFIYFYVVDDNGHLVGVVPTRRLLLSSLETSIADILIRDVITIPETATVLEACELFTLHKLLAFPIVDGKRRLIGVVDVGLYTEGRAEFEEAERSEDLFQLIGVHLAESQHARPAAAFRSRFPWLICNIVGGIIAAFISGIFQAELERVVALALFVPVVLGLAESVSIQSVSLTLQWLHGRPPTLAGLWAKLRKEFLVGVMLGSVSAALVALVSIVWLHNYRVAVCLLLGIGGGMTVAALIGVAMPNLLRMLRRNPQVAAGPIALATADMITLLVYFTLARLVT, from the coding sequence ATGAATGTGCAATTGGCGAAATTGTCGATGGATGACAGCATCCTCAAGCACTTGGGGTATGACTTCGTCCAAATTAAGGAGCAGCAGTCCGTTGGGCAGGCGCTCGCCAGCATCCGCGAAAATCCGACCATCGGGCACTTCATTTACTTCTATGTTGTCGACGATAACGGCCATTTGGTTGGGGTAGTGCCCACGCGGCGTCTGTTGTTGAGTTCGCTGGAAACTTCCATTGCGGATATTCTAATCCGCGATGTAATCACCATTCCCGAAACGGCCACGGTGCTGGAAGCCTGCGAATTGTTTACGCTCCACAAGTTGTTGGCGTTTCCCATTGTGGACGGCAAGCGCCGGTTGATTGGGGTTGTCGATGTAGGTTTATACACCGAAGGCCGGGCGGAATTCGAGGAAGCAGAACGGAGCGAAGATCTGTTTCAGTTGATTGGCGTGCATTTGGCCGAATCGCAACATGCGCGGCCGGCGGCGGCATTTCGTAGCCGGTTCCCCTGGCTGATCTGCAACATCGTGGGGGGCATCATCGCGGCATTCATTTCCGGAATCTTCCAGGCGGAGTTGGAACGCGTGGTGGCGTTGGCTTTGTTCGTGCCGGTGGTCTTGGGCTTGGCCGAAAGCGTCAGTATCCAATCGGTCAGTTTGACTCTGCAATGGCTGCATGGCCGGCCGCCCACTCTGGCCGGGTTATGGGCGAAGTTGCGAAAGGAATTTTTGGTGGGCGTGATGTTGGGAAGCGTAAGTGCCGCGCTAGTGGCCCTGGTTTCGATTGTTTGGCTGCACAATTACCGGGTGGCGGTGTGTCTATTGTTGGGAATCGGCGGCGGCATGACGGTGGCGGCGCTGATCGGCGTTGCCATGCCCAACCTGTTGCGAATGTTGCGACGTAATCCACAAGTGGCCGCCGGACCCATTGCGCTGGCCACTGCCGACATGATTACGCTGCTCGTCTATTTCACCCTGGCGCGACTGGTGACGTAG
- a CDS encoding BlaI/MecI/CopY family transcriptional regulator, which translates to MSKPVHGLGSLQSEVMEFIWNCGEATVAQAHQAISQRRPITYTTVLSAVQKLQRKGWLKHRAAGRAYIYFPTRNREEVGGRTLKELLRTAFGGDPRLLLASLLDDNRLTDDELKELRKLIEQRRKEKSKGGPS; encoded by the coding sequence ATGTCGAAGCCCGTGCACGGATTGGGCTCGCTGCAAAGCGAAGTGATGGAATTCATTTGGAACTGCGGCGAGGCCACGGTCGCGCAGGCCCATCAGGCCATTAGCCAGCGGCGGCCAATCACCTACACCACGGTGCTGTCGGCTGTGCAAAAGTTGCAGCGCAAAGGCTGGCTCAAGCATCGCGCGGCAGGTCGGGCTTATATCTATTTTCCTACGCGCAACCGGGAGGAAGTCGGCGGCCGCACACTGAAAGAACTGTTGCGCACGGCCTTCGGCGGCGATCCACGATTGCTGCTGGCCAGCTTGCTCGACGATAACCGACTGACAGACGATGAACTGAAAGAACTGCGGAAACTGATCGAACAGCGTCGAAAAGAAAAATCGAAAGGGGGCCCGTCATGA